One genomic window of Oikeobacillus pervagus includes the following:
- a CDS encoding HAMP domain-containing sensor histidine kinase, translating to MRNLTAKFSATFITIMVASSIIAFFLSNYYYQHILKPLNDEKNTKIAVEIATFAEKHPEIHIDDYLDQVSRTGYQIYLVSQQEEEQFFGTPYRVKYLPKKTIEDVLSGKTYHGIEQFPTGTFITGFFANELINTIGVPLTIGGHHYAMFVRPDIKLLFNEMHVLFGWLLLLTILLSILFVMISTKFLIKPIHTLTNATKKLKRGDFSIELDIHRHDEIGQLALHFTDMAHKLERMIELRKEFTSNITHDIQSPLSNIKGYIQLLQNDSLREEERQQYLQIIESETNRLSKMTKQLLILNSLEQSKDLLKKKKYNVAHQLKDLIRSYQWKTYEQNIMISYSLPDTMIMADPELLQHVWENLFTNAMKYNHDGGSIDITLAENETNIIISFKDTGIGLSDEEKERIFDRFYRVDASRSKKVEGTGLGLSIVQSVIMLHNGKIHVESTKEEGTTFIIHLPKL from the coding sequence ATGAGAAATTTGACGGCAAAATTTTCCGCAACATTTATCACTATTATGGTAGCAAGCAGTATCATCGCGTTTTTTCTTTCTAATTATTACTACCAGCACATTTTAAAACCATTGAATGATGAAAAAAACACAAAGATTGCGGTGGAAATTGCTACCTTTGCTGAGAAGCATCCTGAAATACATATTGACGACTATCTTGACCAAGTCTCTCGAACAGGGTATCAAATTTATTTAGTTTCTCAACAAGAAGAGGAACAATTTTTTGGCACTCCATATCGGGTAAAATATTTACCAAAGAAGACGATTGAAGATGTATTATCAGGAAAGACTTATCATGGGATTGAACAATTTCCAACTGGTACTTTTATTACCGGTTTTTTCGCGAATGAATTAATAAATACAATCGGTGTGCCCCTTACAATTGGCGGTCACCATTATGCCATGTTTGTACGTCCAGACATTAAGCTTCTTTTTAATGAGATGCATGTTTTATTTGGGTGGCTGTTATTGCTGACGATTTTGTTAAGCATTCTATTCGTTATGATTAGTACAAAATTTTTAATCAAACCGATCCATACATTGACGAATGCAACGAAAAAATTAAAAAGAGGGGATTTTTCCATTGAGCTTGACATCCATCGTCATGATGAAATAGGACAGCTTGCTCTCCATTTTACTGATATGGCTCATAAATTAGAGCGAATGATAGAGCTTCGAAAAGAGTTTACATCCAATATTACTCACGATATTCAATCTCCTTTGTCAAATATTAAGGGCTATATTCAATTACTTCAGAATGATTCATTGCGGGAGGAAGAAAGGCAACAATACTTACAAATTATCGAAAGTGAAACGAATCGTCTTTCAAAAATGACAAAACAATTGCTCATTTTAAATTCACTTGAGCAAAGCAAAGATTTATTAAAAAAGAAAAAGTATAATGTCGCACATCAGTTGAAAGATTTGATTCGTAGCTATCAATGGAAAACTTATGAACAGAACATAATGATTAGTTACTCTTTGCCTGATACGATGATTATGGCAGATCCTGAATTGCTCCAACACGTATGGGAAAACCTTTTCACTAACGCAATGAAATATAATCACGATGGCGGATCCATTGATATTACCCTTGCCGAAAATGAAACCAATATAATAATTTCTTTTAAAGATACTGGAATTGGATTATCTGATGAGGAAAAAGAACGTATTTTTGACCGTTTCTACCGAGTGGATGCTTCGCGATCAAAAAAAGTGGAAGGAACCGGGCTTGGATTGTCCATCGTTCAGTCGGTAATCATGCTTCATAATGGGAAAATTCACGTTGAAAGTACAAAAGAAGAAGGAACCACCTTTATCATTCATCTACCAAAACTGTAA